The Amycolatopsis umgeniensis DNA segment CGGCCCGTTCTCGTGCTCGGTGGTGCGGGTTGGCGTTTCCGGTCCCCCCGGACCGAAAACGTCGCCATCTCTAGTCCTCTTTGGACGGTCGAGCCTCGGGCGGCAGCACACCCCAGTCGATCAGCTGCTCGGTGAGTTCACCGGGGGTCATGTCGTAGATGATCGCCAGTGAACGCAGGTCCTCGGTGCGGATCGAGAGCACCTTGCCGTTGTAGTCGCCGCGCTGGCTCTGGATGGTGGCCGCGTAGCGGGCGAGCGGTCCGACCTTCTCCGCCGGGAGCTGCTGCAGTCGTTCCAGGTTGATGACGATCTTCGTGGCGGGCTCGGCGCCCGACGGCACCCGGCCCTCCGGCAGCAGCTCGACCACCGGCACACCGTAGAAGTCGGCGAGTTCGGCGAGCTTCTGCACGGTGACGGCGCGGTCGC contains these protein-coding regions:
- a CDS encoding transcriptional regulator BldD encodes the protein MGDYAKALGAKLRGIRQQQGLSLHGVEQKSGGRWKAVVVGSYERGDRAVTVQKLAELADFYGVPVVELLPEGRVPSGAEPATKIVINLERLQQLPAEKVGPLARYAATIQSQRGDYNGKVLSIRTEDLRSLAIIYDMTPGELTEQLIDWGVLPPEARPSKED